A stretch of Allostreptomyces psammosilenae DNA encodes these proteins:
- a CDS encoding sulfite oxidase-like oxidoreductase, translated as MPPGQKLRRGWPVLHYGPVPRFKPDTWSFQVFGATADGEKHSWDHAAFSALPRAEVHADFHCVTRFSMLDNEWGGVLAATILELAPPAPEVTHVMVWAELGYGSNLRLSDFAAATTIFATHRNGEPLTAEHGFPVRLVVPHLYAWKGPKWVRGVEYLTADRRGFWEERGYHNIGDPWREQRYSYQEGEGEGPAL; from the coding sequence CTGCCGCCCGGCCAGAAGCTGCGCCGCGGCTGGCCCGTGCTGCACTACGGCCCGGTGCCCCGGTTCAAGCCGGACACCTGGTCCTTCCAGGTCTTCGGGGCCACCGCCGACGGCGAGAAGCACAGCTGGGACCACGCCGCCTTCTCCGCCCTGCCGCGCGCCGAGGTGCACGCGGACTTCCACTGCGTGACCCGCTTCAGCATGCTCGACAACGAGTGGGGCGGCGTGCTGGCGGCCACCATCCTGGAGCTCGCGCCGCCCGCCCCCGAGGTCACCCACGTGATGGTGTGGGCCGAACTCGGCTACGGCTCCAACCTGCGGCTGTCCGACTTCGCCGCGGCGACCACGATCTTCGCCACCCACCGCAACGGCGAGCCGCTGACCGCGGAGCACGGCTTCCCGGTCCGGCTCGTGGTGCCCCACCTGTACGCCTGGAAGGGGCCGAAGTGGGTGCGCGGCGTGGAGTACCTCACCGCCGACCGCCGCGGCTTCTGGGAGGAGCGCGGCTACCACAACATCGGCGACCCCTGGCGCGAGCAGCGCTACTCCTACCAGGAGGGCGAGGGCGAGGGCCCCGCGCTGTAG
- the thiS gene encoding sulfur carrier protein ThiS gives MITVTVNGEPRSLPAGTGLAEVVASLTAARSGVAAAVNESVVPRGAWSDTELRDGDRVEILTAVQGG, from the coding sequence GTGATCACGGTGACGGTGAACGGCGAGCCGCGGTCGCTGCCGGCCGGGACGGGGCTGGCCGAGGTCGTGGCGTCGCTGACGGCCGCCCGGTCCGGGGTGGCCGCGGCGGTCAACGAGTCCGTGGTGCCCCGCGGGGCGTGGTCGGACACCGAGCTGCGCGACGGCGATCGCGTGGAGATCCTCACCGCAGTGCAGGGAGGCTGA
- a CDS encoding deoxyribonuclease IV, producing MLAAEPAPVAPAPRPRATATPAAPTPAAVRNPIGAHAPVARGLATAALGYADRTGCEAVQVFVANPRGWATGPGNPAQDEEFRAGCAERGISAWVHAPYLINFGSSTAETVRRSAVSLRHSLLRGAEIGARGVVVHTGSATGGLDRATAYRQVRDGVLPLLEELDALAERGGAGDGPAGPGGAAATVPWLLLEPMAGQGSTLCSLMEDLGPYLEALDHHPRVGVCLDTCHAFAAGHDLAAPDGVRRTLDELLRVAGPGRLRLIHANDSKDVAGAHRDRHENVGSGRIGAEPFAALFDHPATAGVPLVVETPGGEEGHASDVAALKRLRGDAVG from the coding sequence ATGCTCGCCGCAGAACCCGCTCCCGTCGCACCAGCCCCTCGCCCCCGCGCCACCGCCACGCCCGCCGCGCCCACTCCGGCCGCCGTGCGCAACCCGATCGGCGCGCACGCGCCGGTGGCCCGTGGGCTGGCGACCGCCGCGCTGGGCTACGCGGACCGCACCGGCTGCGAGGCGGTGCAGGTCTTCGTGGCGAACCCGCGCGGCTGGGCCACCGGGCCGGGGAACCCCGCGCAGGACGAGGAGTTCCGCGCGGGCTGCGCCGAGCGGGGGATCAGCGCGTGGGTGCACGCCCCCTACCTGATCAACTTCGGGTCGAGCACCGCCGAGACGGTGCGCCGGTCCGCCGTCTCGCTGCGCCACTCGCTGCTGCGCGGCGCGGAGATCGGGGCGCGCGGCGTGGTGGTGCACACCGGTTCGGCGACCGGCGGGCTGGACCGGGCGACCGCCTACCGGCAGGTGCGGGACGGGGTGCTGCCGCTGCTGGAGGAGCTGGACGCGCTGGCCGAGCGCGGCGGGGCGGGGGACGGCCCCGCCGGCCCGGGCGGAGCCGCCGCGACGGTGCCGTGGCTGCTGCTGGAGCCGATGGCCGGGCAGGGCAGCACGCTGTGCTCGCTGATGGAGGACCTCGGCCCGTATCTGGAGGCGCTGGACCACCATCCGCGGGTCGGCGTCTGCCTGGACACCTGCCACGCCTTCGCGGCCGGCCACGACCTCGCCGCGCCCGACGGGGTGCGCCGCACGCTGGACGAGCTGCTGCGGGTGGCCGGGCCCGGCCGGCTGCGGCTGATCCACGCCAACGACTCCAAGGACGTGGCCGGCGCCCACCGGGACCGGCACGAGAACGTGGGGTCGGGGCGGATCGGCGCCGAGCCGTTCGCGGCGCTGTTCGACCACCCCGCGACGGCCGGCGTGCCGCTGGTGGTGGAGACGCCGGGCGGCGAGGAGGGGCACGCCTCGGACGTGGCGGCGCTGAAGCGGCTGCGCGGGGACGCCGTCGGCTGA
- a CDS encoding anthranilate synthase family protein: MTTTPDSPQPSHPTAPTPPAAPTAPAAPAGRTAEDARALLARLTAEDAPPFALLHRRNPELPPGAADRVEVLIGELTEVDSLAGIPLPAAGEAPGTGGAVPDVLALVPFRQIRERGFEVREDGTPLYVLRVREHLALPLAEAVAALPVEPVELADGAFDIPDDTYAATVRRVLEEEIAQGEGANFVVRRDFTGTLRGYSPAVALTLFRRLLLQERGAYWTHLVHTGRAGGGRVLVGASPEVHVRMTAGAVTMNPISGTYRYPAGGPTVEHLLEFLHDPKEIDELSMVVDEELKMMCTVGDLGGRVVGPRLREMSRLAHTEYELVGRTTLDAREVLRETMFAATVTGSPVENACRVIARHEPTGRGYYAGALALIGRDEHGRQTVDSPILIRTADIDASGRLTVKVGATLVRHSTPEGEVAETWAKASGVLRALGVPVPTEAVAGRPAAQPRVPAARAAGSVPGAPGATGPGATGPGAALAADPRVAAALAARREVLAPFWLRDDATVRPAAVGQPALVVDCADTFTAMLAHLLRSLGLRTRVLRFDDRRLPGALAEHDGLVVLGPGPGDPEDADDPRMARMRRLTRHLLAGGLPAGGFTAAESRARRRPLLGVCLGHEMLAAELGLPLRRRRTPHQGAQLPVEVFGERQLVGFYNSFTAVCDEERAQRLALRGIEVSRDAATGEVHALRGPGLVGLQFHPESVLTVHGVDIVSRAVRELCEPAATGAPARR, encoded by the coding sequence ATGACGACCACCCCCGACTCCCCGCAGCCCTCCCACCCGACGGCACCGACGCCCCCCGCGGCACCGACGGCGCCCGCGGCGCCCGCCGGCCGCACGGCCGAGGACGCCCGGGCGCTGCTCGCCCGGCTCACCGCCGAGGACGCGCCGCCGTTCGCCCTGCTGCACCGCCGCAACCCGGAGCTGCCGCCCGGCGCCGCCGACCGGGTGGAGGTGCTGATCGGCGAGCTCACCGAGGTCGACTCGCTGGCCGGGATCCCGCTGCCGGCCGCCGGCGAGGCGCCCGGGACCGGCGGCGCCGTCCCGGACGTGCTGGCCCTGGTGCCCTTCCGGCAGATCCGCGAGCGCGGCTTCGAGGTGCGCGAGGACGGCACCCCGCTGTACGTCCTGCGGGTGCGCGAGCACCTCGCGCTGCCACTGGCCGAGGCCGTGGCGGCGCTGCCGGTGGAGCCGGTGGAGCTGGCCGACGGCGCCTTCGACATCCCCGACGACACCTACGCCGCGACCGTCCGCCGGGTGCTGGAGGAAGAGATCGCCCAGGGCGAGGGCGCCAACTTCGTCGTCCGCCGCGACTTCACCGGCACGCTGCGCGGCTACTCCCCCGCCGTCGCGCTGACCCTCTTCCGCCGGCTGCTGCTCCAGGAGCGCGGCGCCTACTGGACCCACCTGGTGCACACCGGGCGGGCCGGCGGCGGCCGGGTCCTGGTCGGGGCGAGCCCGGAGGTGCACGTGCGGATGACCGCGGGCGCCGTCACCATGAACCCGATCAGCGGCACCTACCGCTACCCGGCCGGCGGCCCGACCGTCGAGCACCTGCTGGAGTTCCTGCACGACCCCAAGGAGATCGACGAGCTGTCGATGGTGGTCGACGAGGAGCTGAAGATGATGTGCACCGTCGGCGACCTCGGCGGACGGGTCGTCGGCCCCCGGCTGCGGGAGATGTCGCGGCTGGCGCACACCGAGTACGAGCTGGTCGGGCGCACCACCCTGGACGCCCGGGAGGTGCTGCGGGAGACCATGTTCGCCGCGACGGTCACCGGCAGCCCGGTGGAGAACGCCTGCCGGGTGATCGCCCGTCACGAGCCCACCGGGCGCGGCTACTACGCCGGGGCGCTGGCGCTGATCGGACGGGACGAGCACGGCCGGCAGACCGTTGACTCGCCGATCCTGATCCGCACCGCGGACATCGACGCCAGCGGGCGGCTGACCGTGAAGGTCGGGGCGACCCTGGTGCGGCACTCCACCCCCGAGGGGGAGGTCGCCGAGACCTGGGCGAAGGCCAGCGGGGTGCTGCGCGCGCTGGGCGTGCCGGTCCCCACCGAGGCGGTCGCCGGGCGACCGGCGGCCCAGCCGCGCGTCCCGGCCGCCCGCGCGGCCGGCAGCGTCCCCGGCGCACCGGGAGCGACGGGCCCGGGAGCGACGGGCCCGGGGGCGGCGCTGGCCGCCGACCCGCGGGTGGCGGCGGCGCTGGCCGCCCGCCGCGAGGTGCTGGCGCCGTTCTGGCTGCGCGACGACGCCACGGTGCGGCCGGCCGCGGTGGGGCAGCCGGCGCTGGTGGTGGACTGCGCGGACACCTTCACCGCCATGCTCGCCCACCTGCTGCGCTCGCTCGGCCTGCGCACCCGGGTGCTGCGGTTCGACGACCGCCGGCTGCCGGGGGCGCTGGCCGAGCACGACGGCCTGGTGGTGCTCGGCCCCGGCCCCGGCGACCCGGAGGACGCCGACGACCCGCGCATGGCGCGGATGCGGCGGCTGACCCGTCACCTGCTGGCCGGCGGCCTGCCCGCCGGCGGGTTCACCGCCGCCGAGTCGCGGGCCCGCCGCCGCCCGCTGCTGGGCGTCTGCCTGGGCCACGAGATGCTCGCCGCCGAGCTCGGCCTGCCGCTGCGCCGCAGGCGGACCCCGCACCAGGGGGCGCAGCTGCCGGTGGAGGTGTTCGGGGAGCGCCAGCTGGTGGGCTTCTACAACAGCTTCACCGCGGTGTGCGACGAGGAGCGGGCGCAGCGGCTGGCGCTGCGCGGCATCGAGGTCAGCCGGGACGCGGCCACCGGAGAGGTGCACGCGCTGCGCGGGCCCGGTCTGGTCGGCCTGCAGTTCCACCCGGAGTCGGTGCTGACGGTGCACGGGGTGGACATCGTCTCGCGGGCGGTCCGCGAGCTGTGCGAGCCGGCCGCCACCGGGGCGCCGGCGCGCCGGTAG
- the bfr gene encoding bacterioferritin encodes MRGDPEILEFLNEQLTAELTAINQYFLHAKMQQNFGWTKLARHTRAESFDEMRHAELLTDRILFLEGLPNYQRLFHVRVGQSVREMFEADMQVEVEAVDRLRRGIRVMREKQDITSAKLFENILADEEEHIDYLETQIDLVDKLGEQLYLAQLVEQEDAPPMT; translated from the coding sequence ATGCGCGGCGACCCGGAGATCCTCGAGTTCCTCAACGAGCAACTGACCGCGGAGCTGACCGCGATCAACCAGTACTTCCTGCACGCCAAGATGCAGCAGAACTTCGGTTGGACGAAGCTGGCGCGGCACACCCGGGCGGAGTCGTTCGACGAGATGCGGCACGCCGAGCTGCTCACCGACCGGATCCTGTTCCTGGAAGGGCTGCCGAACTACCAGCGGCTGTTCCACGTGCGCGTCGGGCAGTCGGTGCGGGAGATGTTCGAGGCCGACATGCAGGTCGAGGTGGAGGCCGTGGACCGGCTGCGCCGCGGCATCCGGGTGATGCGGGAGAAGCAGGACATCACCTCGGCGAAGCTCTTCGAGAACATCCTGGCCGACGAGGAGGAGCACATCGACTACCTGGAGACCCAGATCGACCTGGTGGACAAGCTGGGTGAGCAGCTCTACCTGGCCCAGCTCGTCGAGCAGGAGGACGCGCCGCCGATGACCTGA
- a CDS encoding glycoside hydrolase family 15, which yields MTVIPAASSGSPTPQRRRVRGERSGRRPPVWRRRWVAALALLTVLAIAVWQVVVHLVLPPAPPPLYNAGVTVTADGRPLMVPAGADAAFVPGTSLLADPAAAGLPDAAAPTPEAVAESRAWLAAGRIPGDDEQERETATRALLDLRVLTLDNGAFVASWNDRWRYVWPRDASFAVAAYAVTGHHAEARAILSHLAAIHPADGRWQARYLPDGTGGVPDDRRPQLDGSGWTPWAVWFWYTTEPDRELAARTLDELWPMVAASAEAAAASLDLRGLPPASSDYWEREEDEVTLGTVAPLLLGLRSAAALAADGGRAPEQAAAWGDAARRLDEATTATFGAAGYPRTVPDGGTDTAVTLLAPPFAPGSVAVAAAVADAERAQALSNGGMYPGEEWPLDNGMAWTPEVALFALNAAATGDDARADRHLRWLMEHRTALGSLPENVNPDGSPSSTSPLGWTAATVLLALTAQQQELPTPPLPPAG from the coding sequence GTGACAGTCATACCTGCGGCATCGAGCGGCTCGCCGACACCCCAGCGGCGCCGGGTGCGCGGCGAGCGCTCGGGCCGCCGTCCCCCGGTGTGGCGCCGCCGCTGGGTCGCGGCGCTCGCGCTGCTGACCGTGCTGGCGATCGCGGTGTGGCAGGTCGTGGTGCACCTGGTGCTGCCGCCGGCGCCGCCGCCGCTGTACAACGCGGGTGTGACGGTCACCGCGGACGGCCGGCCGCTGATGGTGCCCGCGGGCGCCGACGCCGCGTTCGTCCCCGGCACCAGCCTGCTGGCCGATCCCGCCGCGGCCGGCCTGCCGGACGCCGCCGCGCCCACCCCGGAGGCCGTCGCCGAGTCGCGGGCCTGGCTGGCGGCCGGGCGAATACCCGGCGACGACGAACAGGAGCGGGAGACGGCCACCCGGGCGCTGCTGGACCTGCGGGTGCTCACCCTGGACAACGGGGCGTTCGTCGCCTCGTGGAACGACCGCTGGCGCTACGTCTGGCCGCGGGACGCCAGCTTCGCGGTCGCCGCCTACGCCGTCACCGGCCACCACGCGGAGGCGCGGGCGATCCTGTCCCACCTGGCGGCCATCCACCCCGCGGACGGCCGCTGGCAGGCGCGTTACCTGCCGGACGGCACCGGCGGGGTGCCCGACGACCGGCGCCCGCAGCTCGACGGCAGCGGCTGGACGCCCTGGGCGGTGTGGTTCTGGTACACCACGGAGCCGGACCGGGAGCTGGCCGCCCGGACCCTGGACGAGCTGTGGCCGATGGTCGCCGCCTCGGCGGAGGCCGCCGCCGCCTCGCTGGACCTGCGCGGCCTGCCGCCCGCCTCCTCGGACTACTGGGAGCGCGAGGAGGACGAGGTCACCCTGGGCACGGTCGCCCCGCTGCTGCTCGGGCTGCGTTCGGCGGCGGCGCTGGCGGCCGACGGCGGGCGGGCCCCGGAGCAGGCCGCCGCCTGGGGCGACGCCGCGCGCCGCCTGGACGAGGCGACGACCGCGACGTTCGGCGCGGCGGGCTATCCGCGCACCGTGCCGGACGGCGGGACGGACACCGCGGTGACCCTGCTGGCGCCGCCCTTCGCCCCCGGATCGGTGGCCGTGGCGGCGGCGGTGGCCGACGCCGAGCGGGCGCAGGCGCTCTCCAACGGCGGGATGTACCCGGGCGAGGAGTGGCCGCTGGACAACGGCATGGCCTGGACCCCGGAGGTGGCGCTCTTCGCCCTGAACGCGGCGGCCACCGGCGACGACGCGCGGGCCGACCGCCACCTGCGCTGGCTGATGGAGCACCGCACCGCGCTGGGCTCGCTGCCGGAGAACGTCAACCCCGACGGCAGCCCCTCCTCGACCTCGCCGCTGGGCTGGACGGCGGCGACCGTGCTGCTCGCCCTCACCGCCCAGCAGCAGGAGCTGCCGACGCCCCCGCTCCCGCCGGCCGGGTAG
- a CDS encoding thiazole synthase, whose protein sequence is MADDTLTIAGREFGSRLIMGTGGAPSLEVLERSLVASGTEMTTVAMRRISPATKGSVLEVLARHDIAVLPNTAGCFTAGEAVLTARLAREALGTDWVKLEVIADERTLLPDPVELLDAAERLVDDGFTVLPYTNDDPVLAAKLEDVGCAAVMPLGSPIGSGLGIRNPHNILLITERASVPVILDAGVGTASDAALAMELGCAGVLLASAVTRARDPELMAGAMRDAVRAGRAAFRAGRIPRRHFAEASSPTEGLMAAGAADGAAEVPAF, encoded by the coding sequence ATGGCGGACGACACCCTCACCATCGCCGGGCGGGAGTTCGGGTCCCGGCTGATCATGGGCACCGGCGGCGCACCGAGCCTGGAGGTGCTGGAGCGGTCGCTGGTCGCCTCCGGCACCGAGATGACCACCGTGGCGATGCGCCGGATCAGCCCGGCCACCAAGGGGTCGGTGCTGGAGGTGCTGGCGCGCCACGACATCGCCGTGCTGCCCAACACGGCGGGCTGCTTCACGGCCGGGGAGGCGGTGCTGACCGCCCGGCTGGCCCGGGAGGCGCTGGGCACCGACTGGGTGAAGCTGGAGGTCATCGCCGACGAGCGCACCCTGCTGCCGGATCCGGTGGAGCTGCTGGACGCGGCGGAGCGGCTGGTGGACGACGGCTTCACCGTGCTGCCGTACACCAACGACGATCCGGTGCTGGCGGCGAAGCTGGAGGACGTCGGCTGCGCGGCGGTGATGCCGCTGGGTTCCCCGATCGGCTCCGGACTGGGCATCCGCAACCCGCACAACATCCTGCTGATCACCGAGCGGGCGTCGGTGCCGGTGATCCTGGACGCCGGTGTGGGCACGGCCTCGGACGCGGCGCTGGCGATGGAGCTGGGCTGCGCGGGGGTCCTGCTGGCCTCGGCGGTGACCAGGGCCCGGGATCCGGAGCTGATGGCGGGCGCGATGCGGGACGCCGTGCGGGCCGGCCGGGCGGCGTTCCGGGCCGGGCGCATCCCGCGTCGGCACTTCGCCGAGGCGTCCAGCCCGACGGAGGGGCTGATGGCGGCGGGGGCGGCGGACGGCGCCGCGGAGGTCCCCGCGTTCTGA
- a CDS encoding Stk1 family PASTA domain-containing Ser/Thr kinase, with protein MDATLRDPLLGRLLDGRYRIEERIALGGMATVYRGVDVRLERPVAVKVMRAELAGDSSFVERFIREAKTAARLSHDNVVGVYDQGTDGDTVYLAMELVPGRTLREVLRERGPLSPREALDLVEPVLAALGAAHRSGLIHRDIKPENVLIADDGRVKVADFGLARAVSTATTASTGGLVLGTVAYMAPEQIQQGTADTRADVYACGVLLFELLTGRAPRDGTTPVRIMYQHLNEDVVAPSALRPGLAADLDALVLAAAARNPQDRPADAGEMLAALRRVRAGLADAQLDLPAPVRDAVPQARPAGEAVSDGAAVPDGDAAPGGDAAPGGDAAPGGELGEDRAATGGRSAPEGVPDGADSAASPGSEAVTATGHAPDAPTTVVARSASLPVAGGETHHTRPVPTLGTAGAATSGPVVPTAPAGPRSLARNPLTWVLAVLLVGVLAVGGWWFGVARYTTTPAVLGVERAEAERLLDQAGLSVSWAEAYSENVPAGLVIETDPEPGGRVPSGGEVTAVLSLGPERVTVPDVTGRPLEQARQALTDARLVPGTEREEYSDSVPAGSVIGTDPEPGQQVRPDSPVALVVSRGPAPVDVPDVVGEPLLQARQTLEDAGFEVEVAPERVSDTDVLAGAVARQDPSGDGPAPRGSTVTLTVSDGPETVEVPDVVGRSVPEARAALEEAGFSVDVVDLRPFGDGSVQTQSPEAGQRARQGSTVRLFAF; from the coding sequence GTGGATGCGACCCTACGGGACCCCCTGCTGGGCCGACTGCTCGACGGCCGGTACCGGATCGAGGAGCGGATCGCGCTCGGCGGCATGGCGACGGTCTACCGGGGCGTGGACGTACGGCTGGAGCGACCGGTCGCCGTCAAGGTGATGCGCGCCGAACTGGCCGGTGACTCCTCCTTCGTGGAGCGCTTCATCCGGGAGGCGAAGACCGCCGCGCGGCTGTCCCACGACAACGTGGTGGGCGTCTACGACCAGGGCACCGACGGCGACACCGTCTACCTCGCCATGGAACTGGTGCCCGGCCGCACGCTGCGCGAGGTGCTGCGCGAGCGCGGGCCGCTCTCCCCCAGGGAGGCGCTGGACCTCGTGGAGCCGGTGCTGGCGGCGCTCGGCGCGGCGCACCGCTCGGGGCTCATCCACCGGGACATCAAGCCGGAGAACGTGCTGATCGCGGACGACGGCCGGGTCAAGGTGGCCGACTTCGGGCTGGCCCGCGCCGTCTCCACGGCCACCACCGCGTCCACCGGTGGCCTGGTGCTGGGGACCGTCGCCTACATGGCCCCGGAGCAGATCCAGCAGGGCACCGCGGACACCCGCGCGGACGTCTACGCCTGCGGGGTACTGCTGTTCGAGCTGCTGACCGGGCGCGCACCGCGGGACGGCACCACCCCGGTGCGGATCATGTACCAGCACCTCAACGAGGACGTGGTCGCGCCGTCCGCGCTGCGGCCGGGCCTCGCCGCGGACCTGGACGCGCTGGTGCTGGCCGCCGCCGCCCGGAACCCGCAGGACCGGCCGGCGGACGCCGGCGAGATGCTGGCGGCGCTGCGCCGGGTCCGCGCCGGGCTGGCGGACGCGCAGCTCGACCTGCCGGCTCCGGTCCGGGACGCCGTGCCGCAGGCGCGGCCGGCCGGGGAGGCCGTGTCGGACGGGGCGGCCGTTCCGGACGGGGACGCCGCGCCGGGTGGGGACGCCGCGCCCGGCGGGGACGCCGCGCCCGGCGGGGAGCTCGGGGAGGACCGGGCGGCTACGGGCGGCCGGTCCGCGCCGGAGGGCGTCCCGGACGGCGCGGACTCCGCCGCGTCGCCGGGTTCGGAGGCGGTCACCGCGACCGGGCACGCCCCGGACGCGCCGACCACCGTGGTGGCGCGCTCGGCCAGCCTGCCGGTGGCCGGGGGCGAGACCCACCACACCCGGCCGGTGCCCACCCTCGGCACCGCCGGGGCGGCGACGAGCGGCCCGGTGGTGCCGACCGCCCCGGCCGGCCCCCGGTCGCTCGCCCGCAATCCGCTCACCTGGGTCCTCGCCGTGCTGCTGGTGGGGGTGCTGGCCGTCGGCGGCTGGTGGTTCGGCGTCGCCCGCTACACGACCACCCCGGCGGTGCTGGGGGTGGAGCGCGCCGAGGCCGAGCGGCTGCTCGACCAGGCCGGCCTGTCGGTGAGCTGGGCGGAGGCGTACAGCGAGAACGTGCCCGCGGGCCTGGTGATCGAGACCGATCCGGAGCCTGGCGGTCGGGTGCCGTCCGGCGGCGAGGTGACGGCGGTGCTGTCCCTCGGGCCGGAGCGGGTGACCGTGCCGGACGTCACCGGGCGCCCGCTGGAGCAGGCCCGGCAGGCGCTCACCGACGCCCGGCTGGTGCCGGGCACCGAGCGGGAGGAGTACTCGGACTCCGTGCCGGCCGGTTCGGTGATCGGCACCGACCCGGAGCCCGGTCAGCAGGTCCGGCCGGACTCCCCGGTCGCCCTGGTGGTCTCCCGGGGCCCGGCTCCGGTGGACGTGCCGGACGTGGTGGGCGAGCCGCTGCTCCAGGCGAGGCAGACGCTGGAGGACGCCGGGTTCGAGGTGGAGGTCGCCCCGGAGCGGGTGTCGGACACCGACGTGCTGGCCGGTGCGGTGGCCCGCCAGGACCCGTCCGGCGACGGCCCCGCGCCCCGCGGCTCCACGGTCACCCTGACCGTCTCGGACGGCCCGGAGACGGTGGAGGTCCCGGACGTCGTCGGGCGGTCGGTGCCCGAGGCCCGGGCCGCGCTGGAGGAGGCCGGGTTCTCGGTGGACGTGGTCGACCTGCGGCCGTTCGGCGACGGCTCGGTGCAGACCCAGTCCCCCGAGGCCGGCCAGCGCGCCCGCCAGGGCAGCACCGTCCGCCTCTTCGCCTTCTAG
- a CDS encoding class II 3-deoxy-7-phosphoheptulonate synthase yields MTVNADTTTSGYSWRSLPAAQQPEWPDSEALRAVLADLETYPPLVFAGECDQLRDRLAAVARGEAFVLQGGDCAETFDGVSADAIRNKLKTLLQMAVVLTYAAKVPVVKIGRMAGQYSKPRSKPTETRDGVTLPVYRGDSVNGLEFTPEARTPDPERLRRMYHASSATLNLVRAFTTGGYADLRQVHAWNQDFVALSPSGERYERLAREIDSALAFMRACNVDPDEFRTVEFYASHEALVLDYETAMTRRDSRTGLLYDVSGHMVWIGERTRQLDGAHVEFAAQVRNPIGVKLGPTTTPEEALALIDRIDPNREPGRLTFITRMGAGRIREVLPTLVEKVTASGAQVAWICDPMHGNTFEAASGHKTRRFDDVLDEVKGFFEVHQALGTHPGGIHVELTGDDVTECVGGGDEIFVDDLHQRYETACDPRLNRSQSLDLAFLVAEMYRNG; encoded by the coding sequence GTGACCGTGAACGCTGACACCACCACGAGTGGCTACTCCTGGCGATCCCTTCCCGCGGCGCAGCAGCCCGAATGGCCGGACTCCGAGGCTCTGCGCGCTGTGCTCGCGGACCTCGAAACCTATCCGCCGCTCGTCTTCGCCGGCGAGTGCGACCAGCTCCGGGACCGGCTCGCCGCGGTCGCCCGTGGAGAGGCGTTCGTCCTCCAGGGCGGGGACTGCGCGGAGACCTTCGACGGCGTCTCGGCGGACGCGATCCGCAACAAGCTCAAGACGCTGCTCCAGATGGCGGTGGTGCTCACCTACGCCGCCAAGGTGCCGGTCGTGAAGATCGGCCGGATGGCCGGCCAGTACTCCAAGCCGCGCTCCAAGCCGACGGAGACCCGGGACGGGGTGACCCTGCCGGTCTACCGCGGCGACTCGGTCAACGGCCTGGAGTTCACGCCCGAGGCCCGCACCCCGGACCCGGAGCGGCTGCGCCGGATGTACCACGCCTCCTCGGCGACGCTGAACCTGGTGCGCGCCTTCACCACCGGCGGCTACGCCGACCTGCGTCAGGTGCACGCCTGGAACCAGGACTTCGTCGCGCTCTCGCCCTCCGGTGAGCGCTACGAGCGGCTGGCCCGGGAGATCGACTCGGCGCTGGCCTTCATGCGGGCCTGCAACGTGGACCCGGACGAGTTCCGCACGGTCGAGTTCTACGCCAGCCACGAGGCGCTGGTGCTGGACTACGAGACCGCGATGACCCGCCGCGACTCGCGCACCGGCCTGCTGTACGACGTCTCCGGCCACATGGTGTGGATCGGTGAGCGCACCCGGCAGCTCGACGGCGCGCACGTGGAGTTCGCCGCGCAGGTGCGCAACCCGATCGGGGTGAAGCTCGGGCCGACGACGACGCCCGAGGAGGCGCTGGCCCTCATCGACCGGATCGACCCGAACCGGGAGCCGGGCCGGCTCACCTTCATCACCCGGATGGGCGCCGGCCGGATCCGCGAGGTGCTGCCGACGCTGGTGGAGAAGGTCACCGCCTCCGGCGCCCAGGTGGCCTGGATCTGCGACCCGATGCACGGCAACACCTTCGAGGCGGCCAGCGGCCACAAGACGCGCCGGTTCGACGACGTGCTGGACGAGGTCAAGGGCTTCTTCGAGGTGCACCAGGCGCTGGGCACCCACCCGGGCGGCATCCACGTGGAGCTGACCGGCGACGACGTCACCGAGTGCGTCGGCGGCGGCGACGAGATCTTCGTGGACGACCTGCACCAGCGCTACGAGACCGCCTGCGACCCGCGGCTGAACCGCAGCCAGTCGCTGGACCTGGCGTTCCTGGTCGCGGAGATGTACCGCAACGGCTGA
- a CDS encoding (2Fe-2S)-binding protein, with translation MPDLTDRDLSGVAVYVCMCFGVTESDVTDAACQGHDTPRKIAAACGGAGTDCGSCVRRIQALLGRAPADGPAAPRPTAGVRRRPVVVSQEASAPAVAVPALVAAAPAAPATAAPAVLAAVR, from the coding sequence GTGCCTGACCTTACCGATCGAGACCTCAGCGGGGTGGCGGTGTACGTCTGCATGTGCTTCGGCGTGACGGAGTCCGACGTCACCGACGCCGCCTGCCAGGGGCACGACACGCCGCGCAAGATCGCGGCCGCGTGCGGGGGCGCCGGAACGGACTGCGGCAGCTGCGTCCGCCGCATCCAGGCGCTGCTCGGCCGCGCCCCGGCCGACGGGCCCGCCGCGCCCCGGCCCACCGCCGGCGTGCGCCGCCGCCCGGTCGTGGTCAGCCAGGAGGCGTCCGCCCCGGCGGTGGCGGTCCCCGCGCTGGTGGCCGCGGCCCCGGCCGCCCCGGCGACGGCCGCCCCGGCCGTGCTGGCCGCCGTCCGCTGA